In one window of Chryseobacterium sp. JV274 DNA:
- the dinB gene encoding DNA polymerase IV: MERAIVHMDLDTFFVSCERLKNSELEKKPVIIGGGDRSVVASCSYETRFFGVRSAMPIKMALRLCPEAKVIKGDMEMYSNMSHMVTEIIQEKVPVLEKASIDEFYLDLSGMDQFFGCYKWTHEIAESVQKNTGLPISFALSANKTVSKIGTGESKPIGRFEVKQHDIQSFLNPLSVKKIPMVGDVTFQLLSRLGIRTIQTLSEMPVDVLQQLIGKNGNELWKKAHGIDENPVVPYSERKSISTEDTFAQDTIDIQGIKSILSGMVEKLCYQLRAEKWLVSVVVVKLRYSNFDTETKQCRIPYTSADHTLLRYVLELFKKVYTRRMRIRLIGVKFTGLVHGCHQMDLFEDTEELISLYQTMDKIKNRFGTSSVARASGLLK; the protein is encoded by the coding sequence ATGGAAAGAGCAATTGTACATATGGATTTGGATACGTTCTTTGTTTCCTGTGAAAGGCTGAAAAACTCCGAACTGGAGAAAAAGCCTGTGATCATAGGAGGTGGAGACCGTAGTGTAGTGGCGTCCTGCTCTTATGAAACCCGTTTTTTCGGAGTCAGAAGTGCCATGCCGATCAAAATGGCTTTGCGGCTGTGTCCCGAAGCAAAAGTAATTAAGGGAGATATGGAAATGTATTCCAATATGTCCCATATGGTGACTGAAATTATTCAGGAAAAAGTTCCTGTCCTCGAAAAGGCAAGCATCGATGAATTTTATTTGGATCTTTCCGGAATGGATCAGTTTTTCGGATGTTACAAATGGACGCATGAAATAGCAGAAAGCGTACAGAAAAATACAGGACTACCGATAAGTTTTGCGTTGTCTGCCAATAAAACCGTATCTAAAATCGGAACCGGGGAATCAAAACCAATCGGAAGGTTTGAAGTCAAACAGCATGACATTCAATCATTCTTGAACCCACTTTCGGTAAAGAAGATCCCTATGGTCGGCGATGTTACCTTTCAGCTGCTGTCAAGACTGGGCATCAGAACCATACAGACCCTTTCAGAAATGCCTGTTGACGTTCTTCAGCAGCTGATCGGTAAAAATGGAAATGAACTCTGGAAAAAAGCACACGGAATTGACGAAAATCCTGTGGTCCCTTATTCCGAACGAAAATCCATCTCTACCGAAGATACTTTTGCCCAGGATACTATAGATATTCAGGGAATCAAAAGCATTCTTTCCGGAATGGTTGAAAAGCTTTGTTATCAGCTCCGTGCAGAGAAATGGCTGGTATCGGTAGTGGTGGTAAAACTCCGGTATTCCAATTTTGATACGGAAACCAAACAATGCAGGATTCCTTACACCTCAGCTGACCATACCCTGCTCAGGTATGTTCTGGAACTCTTTAAAAAAGTATATACCAGACGGATGAGAATAAGATTGATAGGCGTAAAGTTTACCGGACTGGTTCACGGATGCCATCAAATGGATCTCTTTGAAGATACTGAAGAGCTGATCTCCTTGTATCAGACGATGGATAAAATCAAAAACAGGTTTGGAACTTCAAGTGTAGCAAGAGCCTCAGGTTTATTAAAATAA
- a CDS encoding XRE family transcriptional regulator: MSKFSDNIVFLRGKKNMTQQELADLLILTRSRYVAYEYGRTEPPIEILLRISKYYNISIDLLLTVDVRKFSIDEIMQLPENRIVLPIKVDQDGNNQIEIIPQKASMGYLNGYGDPEYIESLETISLPFLKGGKFRAFPADGDSMPPYKNGTYIVGKYVENLSDLKTDRTYVFITTNDGISYKRFQFHEADGIWVKADNQFYEPYKIPLPEIKEIWEFACSINTKEYEPDEFSEHHIQNFITEIKTDIKQIKEKMGDKN; encoded by the coding sequence ATGTCAAAATTCTCTGATAACATCGTGTTTTTGAGAGGAAAGAAAAATATGACTCAGCAAGAACTGGCAGATCTATTAATTCTTACCCGATCCAGATATGTCGCCTATGAATATGGCAGAACAGAACCTCCTATTGAAATATTGCTTAGAATTTCAAAATACTATAACATTAGCATCGACCTATTGTTGACTGTAGATGTCAGAAAGTTTTCTATCGATGAAATAATGCAGCTTCCTGAGAATAGGATTGTTCTGCCTATAAAGGTTGATCAAGATGGAAACAATCAGATTGAAATTATTCCCCAAAAAGCTTCTATGGGCTACCTGAATGGCTATGGAGATCCGGAATACATAGAAAGTCTGGAGACCATATCATTGCCTTTTTTAAAAGGGGGTAAGTTTAGGGCATTTCCAGCTGATGGAGATTCCATGCCCCCCTATAAGAACGGAACCTATATCGTCGGAAAGTATGTTGAAAATCTTTCGGATTTGAAAACGGACAGAACGTATGTTTTCATTACCACCAATGATGGTATCAGTTACAAAAGATTTCAGTTTCATGAAGCAGATGGTATATGGGTTAAGGCTGACAATCAATTTTATGAGCCTTATAAAATTCCATTGCCTGAAATTAAAGAAATCTGGGAGTTTGCCTGTAGTATTAATACCAAAGAATATGAGCCTGATGAATTTTCAGAACATCATATTCAAAACTTTATCACAGAAATTAAAACTGATATCAAGCAGATCAAAGAAAAAATGGGAGATAAGAATTGA
- a CDS encoding alpha-ketoglutarate-dependent dioxygenase AlkB family protein, with the protein MNQLSLFDAEEFYEFPKDLLEYKENFLSREEADLLKNGLLDTAPWEQRTQKMYDKMVLTPRLTAWYGDSKYNDSEEDKKPTNPWTPELFSLKQRIEKEFSCQFNGVLLNLYRDHNDSVAWHRDKESRYGKRPVIASISLGQTRNFDFRKKDHHQSKYSLPLPHGCLLIMEGDLQESWEHRIAKSTLPMKERINLTFRLILPNM; encoded by the coding sequence ATGAACCAGCTGAGTTTATTTGATGCCGAAGAATTCTATGAGTTTCCAAAAGACCTTTTGGAATACAAGGAGAATTTCCTGAGCAGGGAAGAAGCCGACCTGCTTAAAAATGGATTATTGGATACTGCTCCCTGGGAACAGCGTACCCAGAAAATGTATGATAAAATGGTGCTTACTCCAAGATTGACAGCTTGGTATGGCGATTCAAAATATAATGATTCGGAAGAAGATAAAAAGCCAACCAATCCATGGACTCCCGAGTTATTTTCTTTAAAACAAAGAATTGAAAAGGAATTTAGCTGTCAGTTCAATGGGGTCCTGTTAAATCTATACCGTGACCATAATGACTCCGTTGCATGGCATCGTGATAAGGAAAGCCGTTATGGAAAACGTCCTGTCATTGCATCCATCAGTCTGGGACAAACCAGAAACTTTGATTTTAGAAAAAAAGATCATCATCAGAGTAAATACAGTCTGCCATTGCCTCATGGTTGTCTACTTATTATGGAAGGTGATCTTCAGGAAAGTTGGGAACACAGGATAGCTAAATCTACTTTACCAATGAAGGAAAGAATTAATCTGACTTTTCGATTAATATTACCTAATATGTAG
- a CDS encoding YoaK family protein, whose translation MFRHKGKGRTYSHNLKLASILSCVAGLVNITGVLSVSTLTTNVTGHFAYFSEELLIKNYKMALFYLLYILFFLLGAFVSGVITEWATKHKLHTSYIIPLSIEIIIIIIIAFSPDILPKNSSISLIISSALLFAMGLQNALVTRVSQSVVRTTHLTGLFTDLGIELSQLFFHQQKGKKIQLNKSIFLKLMIIICFFLGGIIGGFTYQQFQLKTLLLPATFLLFAVWYDRLLFRYYHLKRKLR comes from the coding sequence ATGTTTAGACATAAAGGGAAAGGACGAACATATTCCCACAATTTAAAGCTGGCCTCTATTCTGTCCTGTGTTGCAGGATTGGTGAATATCACTGGGGTACTTTCCGTAAGTACCCTGACTACCAATGTAACAGGACATTTCGCCTATTTTTCTGAAGAGCTGCTTATAAAGAATTATAAAATGGCACTTTTTTATCTGCTGTATATCCTATTTTTCTTGCTGGGAGCCTTTGTTTCCGGGGTTATCACAGAATGGGCTACAAAGCATAAACTCCATACATCTTATATCATTCCTTTGTCCATTGAAATTATAATTATAATTATCATAGCCTTTTCACCTGATATACTGCCTAAAAATTCTTCTATCTCGCTCATCATTTCTTCGGCGTTACTTTTTGCTATGGGATTACAGAATGCTCTTGTTACCCGGGTTTCCCAGTCTGTGGTAAGGACTACCCATCTCACAGGGCTGTTTACCGATCTGGGAATTGAGCTATCTCAGCTATTTTTTCATCAGCAAAAAGGAAAAAAAATACAATTAAATAAAAGCATTTTTTTAAAGCTAATGATCATCATCTGTTTCTTTCTGGGGGGAATTATTGGGGGATTTACCTATCAGCAATTTCAACTGAAAACACTTCTTCTCCCTGCTACTTTCTTATTATTTGCTGTATGGTATGATAGGTTATTATTCCGGTATTATCACCTGAAAAGAAAGTTGAGATAG
- a CDS encoding Crp/Fnr family transcriptional regulator — MISKFIFNNQYLFEELSTYDKEMLQKVMQIKNYRKNDAIFTEGTIPNGIFYLKEGKVKKYKVDNDGREQIIYIYNAGEFFGYSAILSNYSYGDTTQVIESSIIAFIPKEDFLHILEESKVFSKFLLKSLSHEFSVMANLMTILSQRTVRERAALSLLILHNKYKSKNNIAENVYITLSRVDLANMVGTARETLARILHDFREEQLIVMEGRKIELKDIKRLTRIANL, encoded by the coding sequence ATGATTTCAAAATTTATTTTTAATAATCAATATCTTTTTGAGGAGCTTTCAACATACGATAAAGAAATGCTTCAAAAAGTGATGCAGATTAAAAACTACCGTAAAAACGATGCTATATTTACTGAAGGGACTATTCCTAATGGTATCTTTTATTTGAAAGAAGGAAAGGTAAAAAAATATAAGGTTGACAATGACGGAAGGGAGCAGATTATTTATATCTATAATGCCGGGGAGTTTTTTGGATATTCAGCCATCTTAAGTAATTATTCTTATGGCGATACCACTCAGGTCATTGAAAGTTCTATTATCGCGTTTATCCCAAAAGAAGATTTTTTGCATATTCTTGAAGAATCGAAAGTTTTTTCTAAATTTCTTCTCAAAAGCCTGAGCCATGAGTTTAGTGTAATGGCTAACCTGATGACTATTTTATCCCAACGAACTGTCAGGGAACGTGCAGCCCTCAGCTTATTGATTCTTCATAATAAATACAAATCAAAAAATAATATTGCAGAAAATGTATATATTACATTATCCCGCGTTGACTTAGCCAATATGGTAGGGACAGCAAGGGAAACATTAGCCCGTATCCTGCATGATTTTAGGGAAGAGCAGCTTATTGTGATGGAAGGAAGAAAAATAGAGCTGAAAGATATAAAAAGACTGACACGTATCGCTAATCTTTAA
- the pckA gene encoding phosphoenolpyruvate carboxykinase (ATP) encodes MEYLESLKNIGIVPSKEVYWNLSVSQLISQTLKQNQGIITSSGALACDTGEFTGRSPKDKFIVKDDTTKDSIWWGEVNHPFIPEDFDRLYDDVITHLSGRDIYVRDAYACAKPEYRLNIKVITETPWANLFVNNLFLRPEAKELETFQHEWLVLNAPDFKAVPETHKTRQHNFTIINFTKKIILIGGSAYTGEIKKGIFTVLNYILPFEKNVLSMHCSSNVGATGDTAVFFGLSGTGKTTLSADPSRQLIGDDEHGWDHESVFNFEGGCYAKCVNLSEEKEPQIFSAIHSGTLLENVRFFDGTDIVDYDNVSVTENTRAAYPIDFIENVIHPSIGKTPNNIFFLTCDAFGVLPPISKLSVGQAMYHFISGYTAKVAGTEAGITEPQTTFSACFGKPFLPLHPTKYAELLGKKLKDNNINVWLINTGWSAGAYGTGERIKLAYTRVMISAVLENKLDHVDFVQDAVFGLQMPVECEGVPSEILNPKNTWDDQLAYDEKALHLATQFAENFKSFVFFADEETITGGPLV; translated from the coding sequence ATGGAATATTTGGAATCTCTAAAAAATATTGGAATTGTACCCAGTAAAGAAGTCTATTGGAATTTATCTGTCTCACAGCTGATTTCACAAACCTTAAAACAAAATCAGGGGATTATTACAAGTTCAGGAGCCTTGGCTTGTGATACAGGTGAATTTACAGGCCGTTCACCAAAGGATAAGTTTATAGTTAAGGATGATACAACCAAGGACTCTATTTGGTGGGGAGAGGTTAACCATCCTTTTATACCGGAAGACTTTGACAGATTGTATGATGATGTTATTACCCATCTTTCTGGTAGAGATATTTATGTCAGAGATGCCTATGCCTGCGCCAAACCTGAATACAGACTAAATATAAAGGTTATCACTGAAACGCCATGGGCCAATTTATTTGTTAATAATCTGTTTTTAAGACCGGAAGCAAAGGAGTTGGAAACATTTCAGCATGAATGGTTGGTTCTTAATGCTCCGGATTTCAAAGCTGTTCCCGAGACCCATAAAACCCGTCAGCATAATTTTACAATCATCAATTTTACAAAAAAAATAATCCTTATTGGGGGAAGTGCTTACACCGGGGAAATCAAAAAGGGAATTTTTACAGTACTAAACTATATCCTTCCTTTTGAGAAAAATGTACTTTCTATGCACTGCTCGTCCAATGTAGGAGCTACTGGTGATACCGCTGTATTTTTCGGACTTTCCGGAACGGGAAAAACCACTCTTTCTGCAGATCCGTCAAGACAGCTGATTGGAGATGATGAACATGGATGGGATCATGAAAGTGTATTTAACTTTGAAGGGGGCTGTTATGCTAAATGTGTTAACCTGAGTGAGGAAAAAGAGCCGCAGATATTTTCTGCCATACATTCTGGAACTTTGCTTGAAAACGTGCGCTTTTTTGACGGAACCGATATTGTAGATTATGATAATGTTTCCGTAACAGAAAACACAAGAGCTGCTTATCCTATTGACTTTATTGAGAATGTGATACATCCTTCCATAGGGAAAACTCCCAATAATATTTTCTTTTTAACCTGCGATGCTTTTGGAGTTCTTCCTCCAATATCGAAACTATCAGTAGGGCAGGCGATGTATCATTTTATTTCCGGATATACTGCTAAGGTGGCAGGAACTGAGGCTGGAATTACGGAACCTCAGACTACATTTTCGGCGTGTTTTGGAAAACCCTTTTTACCGCTTCATCCTACAAAATATGCTGAACTGTTAGGAAAGAAGTTAAAAGATAACAACATCAATGTATGGCTTATTAATACCGGCTGGTCCGCTGGTGCCTATGGTACCGGGGAACGTATCAAACTTGCTTATACCAGGGTTATGATTTCGGCCGTACTTGAAAATAAATTGGACCACGTAGATTTCGTACAGGATGCTGTATTTGGACTGCAGATGCCTGTAGAGTGCGAAGGAGTTCCTTCTGAGATTCTAAACCCTAAAAATACCTGGGATGACCAGTTGGCATATGATGAAAAAGCATTACACCTTGCCACCCAGTTTGCAGAAAACTTTAAATCGTTCGTGTTTTTTGCCGATGAAGAAACAATAACAGGAGGACCCTTAGTCTAA
- the gcvH gene encoding glycine cleavage system protein GcvH translates to MNIPENLLYTEDHEWVRLENNTAYIGITDFAQHELGDIVYVEIETLGENLKQHEVFGTVEAVKTVSDLFLPLAGEIMEINPKLEASPELVNSDPYGEGWMVKIKVENLFDAEGLLRSGSYSSLIDLS, encoded by the coding sequence ATGAACATTCCAGAAAACCTCCTGTACACTGAAGATCACGAGTGGGTTCGATTAGAAAACAATACGGCTTATATCGGAATTACCGATTTTGCTCAGCATGAATTAGGAGATATTGTCTATGTTGAAATTGAAACATTGGGAGAAAATTTAAAGCAACATGAAGTATTTGGGACAGTTGAAGCTGTGAAAACAGTATCAGACCTGTTTTTGCCTCTTGCCGGAGAAATAATGGAAATCAATCCAAAATTGGAAGCCAGTCCTGAATTGGTCAACTCAGACCCTTACGGGGAAGGCTGGATGGTCAAAATTAAGGTGGAAAATCTTTTTGATGCAGAAGGATTGTTAAGATCTGGTTCATATTCATCTTTAATAGACTTATCATAA
- the gcvT gene encoding glycine cleavage system aminomethyltransferase GcvT → MGTVKLKKTAFNAIHHALGGKMVEFAGYEMPVQYKGVTHEHEVVRNNVGVFDVSHMGEISIQGKGSLELIQKITTNDVSKLYPGKVQYSCMPNDTGGIVDDLLVYKINKNDYLLVVNASNIQKDLEWIISHNSFGAEVTNISNSVSLLAIQGPKSIDVLQKLTDINLKDMEYYTFTIGEFAHIPNALVSATGYTGESGFEIYVENRYAAHLWEAIFEAGKDEGIEPIGLAARDTLRLEMGYCLYGNDIDDTTSPLEAGLGWITKFTKDFVYSGFLSLQKEKGVTKKLIGFEIKDKGIPRHGYEIWDSSHQIIGVVTSGTLSPTLKKGIGMGYVAADSSKIGNEIFINIRNKTVKAIIVKTPFIKK, encoded by the coding sequence ATGGGAACTGTAAAACTAAAGAAAACGGCATTTAATGCCATTCATCATGCTCTTGGAGGGAAAATGGTAGAATTTGCAGGCTATGAAATGCCTGTTCAATACAAAGGCGTAACACATGAGCATGAAGTGGTTAGAAATAATGTCGGGGTTTTTGATGTGTCTCATATGGGAGAGATCTCAATACAGGGGAAAGGCTCTTTGGAACTTATTCAAAAAATCACTACTAATGATGTCTCAAAACTTTATCCCGGAAAAGTACAGTACAGCTGTATGCCCAATGATACCGGAGGTATAGTTGATGATCTCTTGGTTTATAAAATAAACAAAAATGATTACCTATTGGTGGTTAATGCTTCCAACATCCAAAAAGATCTGGAATGGATCATAAGCCATAACTCTTTTGGAGCGGAGGTAACCAATATTTCGAATTCCGTTTCTTTATTAGCTATTCAGGGGCCAAAATCGATAGACGTTTTACAGAAGTTGACGGATATCAATTTGAAGGATATGGAATATTACACATTCACAATAGGTGAATTTGCCCATATTCCAAATGCTTTGGTTTCTGCAACAGGATATACAGGAGAATCCGGGTTTGAAATTTATGTAGAGAACAGATATGCAGCTCACTTATGGGAAGCCATATTTGAAGCCGGAAAAGATGAAGGTATTGAACCTATCGGGCTGGCGGCAAGGGATACCCTGCGTTTGGAAATGGGGTATTGCCTTTATGGAAATGATATTGATGATACAACTTCTCCATTGGAAGCAGGATTAGGATGGATCACAAAATTTACAAAAGATTTTGTGTATAGCGGATTTTTAAGCCTCCAAAAGGAAAAGGGAGTCACTAAAAAATTGATAGGTTTTGAAATAAAAGATAAAGGAATTCCCCGTCACGGTTATGAAATATGGGACAGTAGCCATCAAATTATTGGAGTGGTAACCTCCGGAACTCTTTCACCTACACTAAAAAAAGGAATAGGGATGGGTTATGTTGCAGCTGATAGCTCTAAGATTGGAAATGAAATTTTTATCAATATCAGAAATAAGACGGTCAAAGCTATTATTGTTAAAACTCCATTTATTAAAAAATAG
- a CDS encoding glycine cleavage system protein H — protein sequence MLVPKNLYYTENHLWLRKIGLYDFCVGITDFAQKEIGEIHLVEFNLQKKNLKKGTVFGTVYGINKTFQLVAPCDTKIMEVNQNIAVMPSHINTDSYNCWFLIFSTYISTNELLTYEDYIQIIK from the coding sequence ATGCTTGTTCCCAAGAACCTTTATTATACGGAAAACCATTTGTGGCTGAGAAAAATCGGATTATACGATTTTTGTGTTGGAATTACAGATTTCGCTCAAAAGGAAATAGGAGAAATTCACCTTGTTGAATTTAATTTGCAGAAGAAAAACTTAAAAAAAGGAACTGTTTTTGGGACTGTTTATGGAATCAATAAGACTTTTCAGTTGGTTGCTCCCTGTGACACAAAAATTATGGAAGTTAATCAAAATATAGCTGTAATGCCATCCCATATTAATACAGATTCTTATAACTGCTGGTTTTTAATTTTTTCTACCTACATATCTACGAATGAGCTTTTAACTTATGAGGACTATATACAAATAATAAAATGA
- a CDS encoding methyltransferase domain-containing protein, with amino-acid sequence MIFKQLRENMDVKDAVFNELYPPNIKAAAERHWTPVTVARMAAEYLVEESGKKVLDIGAGAGKFCLVGAASTKGFFYGVEQRASLTKISRKIADRHNITNVEFINSNINEIDFSDFEAFYFFNSFFENIDTSNPIDDSILPDKNLYNIYSGYVKEQLETTPVGTRLVTYWSKWDEIPRSFDLVDSACNGFLSFWKKIY; translated from the coding sequence ATGATTTTTAAACAGCTTAGAGAGAATATGGATGTAAAGGATGCCGTTTTTAATGAACTTTATCCTCCCAATATAAAAGCGGCAGCGGAAAGACACTGGACTCCAGTAACGGTTGCCCGAATGGCGGCAGAATATCTGGTAGAAGAGTCCGGAAAAAAAGTTCTTGATATTGGGGCAGGGGCTGGAAAGTTTTGCCTGGTAGGTGCAGCTTCTACCAAAGGATTTTTCTATGGTGTAGAACAAAGAGCTTCACTTACTAAAATATCAAGGAAAATAGCAGACCGACATAATATCACCAATGTAGAATTTATCAACTCCAATATCAATGAAATTGATTTTTCTGATTTTGAAGCCTTTTACTTTTTCAATTCTTTTTTTGAAAATATAGATACCTCTAATCCGATTGATGATTCAATACTTCCTGATAAGAATTTATATAATATTTATTCAGGTTATGTGAAAGAACAATTAGAAACAACTCCTGTCGGAACCCGTTTGGTTACGTATTGGAGTAAGTGGGACGAAATTCCGAGAAGTTTTGATCTGGTAGATTCAGCTTGTAACGGATTTTTAAGCTTTTGGAAAAAAATATACTGA
- a CDS encoding helix-turn-helix domain-containing protein: MNIERTEFIAWMERIMERFDILKEQMFKNQSRFIEVDGEQLLDNQDVLQLLKISSRSLQRYRTDKKLPYYTISGKLYYKLSDVHQLIRECLNS; the protein is encoded by the coding sequence ATGAATATTGAAAGAACAGAATTTATCGCCTGGATGGAAAGAATTATGGAAAGATTTGACATACTGAAAGAGCAAATGTTTAAGAACCAATCCAGATTTATAGAAGTAGACGGAGAGCAGCTTCTGGATAATCAAGATGTTTTACAGCTTTTAAAGATAAGTTCCAGATCATTACAGCGGTACCGGACTGATAAAAAGCTGCCTTACTATACCATCAGTGGAAAGCTGTACTATAAGCTTTCGGATGTCCATCAATTGATCAGAGAATGCTTAAATTCTTGA
- a CDS encoding DUF3945 domain-containing protein, which translates to MEDEIINAQESGELKPSADTLLVLNIHTNQVEMVKGVDKEGNLQKFPPQGKKDNEQLIRVDKHGDLFSNFFSNFYRQLKNPTHFNFFKVSEYDAVNTANDLQKYIDQVSPEEKEKLKDYEILPQHNNNPKNQNTMDNNTENQEYRFQPEQIDWKTMEKFGLNQEKLEKMNAMDSLLRGFKTNTLIPITINLGTAVSKMDVRLSLQTGDTGQVAVHLHGIRKEPSLNNKFLGHQFTDEDKKNLKETGNMGRVVDLVNPKTDEIIPSVISRDRLTNELVAYRAEHMKIPDEIKGIRLDEHQKQTLLEGGPLYLEGMTSKKGELFDATVQFNADKRYVEFIFNNNQIPQQSQQHHYNQQQTQPTDKEAPKVFRGKELGDSQYEKFKAGQTVYVDGLTDAKGKAYQGYITFNKETFKTDFSFNHPNKLKEEAKPTEDHKTQTAVNTQGKTNEATTNVKEPLESKQQQPANKQQEDLQKKVRKPRGQKL; encoded by the coding sequence ATGGAAGATGAAATAATAAACGCTCAGGAGTCCGGTGAACTAAAACCATCAGCAGATACACTCCTTGTCCTGAACATTCATACCAACCAGGTTGAGATGGTCAAAGGTGTAGATAAAGAAGGGAATCTTCAAAAGTTTCCTCCACAAGGAAAAAAGGATAATGAGCAGCTGATCAGAGTAGATAAGCACGGCGATCTATTCTCCAACTTCTTTTCCAACTTTTACCGGCAGCTTAAAAATCCTACGCATTTCAACTTTTTCAAAGTTTCAGAATACGATGCTGTTAATACTGCCAATGATCTTCAGAAATATATTGATCAGGTATCTCCTGAAGAAAAAGAAAAGCTGAAAGACTACGAAATTTTACCGCAACATAACAATAATCCAAAAAATCAAAATACAATGGACAACAACACAGAAAATCAGGAGTATCGTTTTCAGCCTGAACAGATCGACTGGAAAACGATGGAAAAATTCGGACTTAATCAGGAGAAGCTTGAAAAAATGAATGCGATGGATTCATTACTCAGAGGATTTAAAACCAATACATTAATTCCCATCACCATTAATCTGGGAACGGCAGTAAGCAAAATGGATGTTCGATTATCTCTTCAGACAGGAGATACTGGACAGGTTGCCGTTCATCTGCATGGAATCCGAAAAGAGCCCAGTCTCAATAATAAATTTCTGGGTCACCAGTTCACGGATGAAGATAAAAAGAATCTGAAAGAAACCGGGAATATGGGCAGGGTAGTAGATCTGGTCAATCCTAAAACAGATGAAATCATTCCATCTGTCATTAGCCGTGACCGTTTAACCAATGAATTGGTTGCCTATAGAGCGGAGCACATGAAAATCCCTGATGAAATCAAAGGAATTAGGCTTGATGAACATCAGAAACAAACCCTATTGGAAGGAGGTCCATTGTATCTTGAAGGCATGACCTCCAAAAAAGGAGAACTTTTCGATGCTACCGTACAGTTCAATGCAGATAAGCGGTATGTAGAGTTTATATTCAACAATAACCAGATACCGCAACAAAGTCAACAACATCATTATAACCAACAGCAAACTCAACCTACGGATAAAGAAGCACCCAAAGTATTCAGAGGAAAAGAACTGGGTGATTCACAGTATGAAAAGTTCAAAGCCGGGCAAACCGTATACGTTGACGGTCTTACCGATGCTAAAGGTAAAGCCTATCAAGGCTATATTACCTTCAATAAAGAAACCTTTAAAACCGATTTCTCCTTCAATCATCCTAATAAACTTAAAGAAGAGGCAAAACCTACAGAAGATCATAAAACCCAAACTGCGGTTAACACCCAGGGTAAAACCAATGAAGCTACTACAAATGTGAAGGAGCCTTTAGAATCAAAACAGCAGCAGCCTGCCAATAAACAACAGGAGGATCTGCAAAAAAAGGTTAGAAAACCCAGAGGACAAAAACTATAA